The Chloroflexaceae bacterium genome contains a region encoding:
- a CDS encoding iron-sulfur cluster assembly scaffold protein, protein MDRQAIIERLLDHYEHPRYHGPLADADVIVPGGIPDCGDQVTIYLKVDPGRERVAALRFEGQGCSVSQAAASILAETLQDAALAAIEALDDAAVLDLVGYEVARARPRCATLALHTLRAAVRAYRRRQRQAPFQETR, encoded by the coding sequence ATGGACCGCCAGGCGATCATCGAACGGCTGCTCGATCACTACGAACATCCCCGCTATCACGGCCCATTGGCCGATGCCGACGTGATCGTCCCTGGCGGCATTCCCGACTGTGGCGATCAGGTGACGATCTATCTCAAGGTTGATCCGGGGCGCGAGCGAGTGGCAGCGCTGCGCTTCGAGGGCCAGGGGTGCAGCGTGAGCCAGGCCGCCGCTTCAATTCTGGCCGAGACGCTCCAGGACGCTGCGCTGGCGGCCATCGAGGCCCTTGATGACGCTGCGGTCCTCGATCTGGTCGGCTACGAAGTCGCCCGTGCTCGTCCTCGCTGCGCCACCCTGGCCCTGCACACCCTTCGGGCCGCCGTGCGGGCCTACCGGCGCCGGCAGCGCCAGGCGCCCTTCCAGGAGACGCGATGA
- a CDS encoding glycosyltransferase family 4 protein, whose product MHAMKVASSLNGRPIRVAMLARVVFPLHGYGGIERHVFHLATHLTRLGAAVTLYVQSADLRRQTADDEATRAVTQGLHGLIQLRYDYTSPWLPPNGIAGRQINYPWYSWRLGCVVARAARRGAYDVVHSQGLCAAGYGFIRSRDPLLRALPFVANPHGMEEFRTPDRRKWLAYAPFRALYAYGHRQADRAIATDACTRDDLPRYLGVDPRRVVVIPSAIDVDECLGYVRPDIRSRLRERWNLDAADPLLLSVGRLERNKGFHVLIAALARLRAELPPSWRWLLVGNGKERAVLERQARQAGIADHIVFVGRLDDVELHSLYEEVDLVIHPTLYEGSSLVTLEGMIHRKPLVASASGGIPDKVFDGRNGYLARPGDVEDLAAKLRLALRARARWPAWGEESARIVRSTFAWPVVARQTLELYQELLAISARSATGRVIER is encoded by the coding sequence ATGCACGCTATGAAGGTCGCCTCCTCGTTGAACGGCCGTCCGATCCGCGTGGCGATGCTGGCCCGTGTCGTCTTTCCGCTGCATGGGTACGGCGGGATCGAGCGCCATGTCTTCCACCTGGCGACCCATCTGACACGCCTGGGGGCCGCGGTAACATTGTATGTGCAATCGGCTGATCTGCGCCGCCAGACCGCTGATGACGAGGCCACCCGCGCTGTGACGCAGGGGTTGCACGGCCTGATCCAGTTGCGCTACGATTACACCTCGCCATGGTTGCCGCCTAATGGCATTGCCGGTCGCCAGATCAACTATCCCTGGTATTCCTGGCGACTCGGCTGCGTGGTCGCTCGCGCCGCCCGCCGGGGGGCCTATGATGTGGTGCACAGTCAGGGTCTCTGCGCGGCCGGCTATGGCTTTATCCGCTCTCGCGACCCGCTGCTGCGCGCCCTGCCCTTCGTCGCCAATCCGCACGGCATGGAGGAGTTTCGCACCCCCGACCGGCGCAAGTGGCTGGCCTACGCTCCCTTCCGCGCCCTCTACGCCTATGGCCACCGCCAGGCTGATCGGGCCATCGCCACCGATGCCTGCACCCGCGACGATCTGCCGCGCTACCTCGGCGTTGATCCGCGGCGCGTCGTAGTCATCCCCTCGGCGATTGATGTGGATGAGTGTCTGGGGTATGTCAGGCCAGATATCCGGTCTCGGCTGCGCGAGCGCTGGAACCTTGACGCGGCTGATCCGCTCCTGCTCAGCGTGGGACGGTTGGAGCGCAACAAGGGGTTTCACGTGCTGATCGCGGCGCTCGCCCGCCTGCGGGCCGAACTGCCGCCAAGCTGGCGCTGGCTGCTGGTCGGCAACGGCAAGGAGCGAGCAGTGCTGGAGCGCCAGGCGCGACAGGCCGGGATCGCCGACCACATTGTTTTCGTCGGGCGCCTCGACGATGTGGAGTTGCACAGCCTCTACGAAGAGGTGGATCTGGTTATCCACCCGACGCTGTATGAAGGCTCCAGTCTGGTGACGTTGGAGGGGATGATTCACCGCAAGCCGCTGGTGGCCTCGGCCAGCGGCGGCATTCCTGACAAGGTCTTCGATGGGCGCAACGGCTATCTGGCGCGCCCCGGCGACGTGGAGGACCTGGCGGCGAAGTTGCGCCTGGCCCTCCGGGCGCGCGCCCGCTGGCCCGCCTGGGGCGAGGAGAGCGCGCGCATCGTGCGCTCGACCTTTGCCTGGCCAGTGGTTGCCCGTCAGACGCTTGAGTTGTACCAGGAACTGCTGGCGATAAGCGCCAGAAGTGCGACCGGCCGTGTGATTGAGCGATAG
- a CDS encoding metal-sulfur cluster assembly factor, with translation MVTEEMVRAALKNVVDPEIGLDIVNLGLVYRIDVLEEGRVVDIDMTLTTPACPAGPQILDQARREVLALQEVFKNLEDVRINLVWTPFWNPSLMSDEAREELGFF, from the coding sequence ATGGTCACCGAAGAAATGGTGCGCGCCGCGCTCAAGAATGTCGTCGATCCTGAGATCGGGCTGGATATTGTCAACCTGGGGCTGGTCTACCGCATTGATGTGCTGGAGGAAGGCCGTGTGGTGGATATTGACATGACCCTGACCACGCCGGCCTGTCCCGCCGGGCCGCAGATCCTCGACCAGGCCCGACGCGAGGTGCTGGCCTTGCAAGAGGTGTTCAAGAATCTCGAAGACGTGCGCATCAACCTGGTATGGACGCCCTTCTGGAACCCCAGCCTGATGAGCGACGAGGCGCGCGAGGAGCTGGGGTTTTTCTAG
- a CDS encoding MoaD/ThiS family protein, with product MPVTITIPTALREYAGGNAQVQLEADTVGALLRGLVELHPALGRHLFAEDGRLRSFVNIYVDDEDIRFLQGEETPLSAGETVSIIPAIAGGGR from the coding sequence ATGCCCGTAACCATAACCATCCCCACCGCGTTACGCGAGTATGCCGGCGGCAATGCCCAGGTGCAACTGGAAGCTGACACGGTTGGCGCACTGCTGCGCGGCCTGGTCGAACTGCATCCTGCTCTGGGCCGGCACCTCTTCGCCGAGGATGGCCGCTTGCGCAGCTTTGTCAACATCTATGTCGACGATGAGGATATTCGCTTCCTCCAGGGTGAAGAAACCCCCCTCAGCGCCGGTGAGACGGTGTCAATCATTCCTGCCATCGCGGGAGGAGGCCGATGA
- a CDS encoding sulfurtransferase: protein MSGYAHPEVLVDTAWVADHLNDPRVRIVESNEDVLLYDTGHIPGAVKLDWMTDLNDPVVRDYLDAERFAEVVASKGISNDTTVVFYGDKHNWWATYAFWVFKLFGHQDARILNGGRAKWIMEGRELTREVPSYPRGVYVAPPRDDTTIRAFRDQVLAHIKRPSGVALVDVRSPQEFTGERTHMPEYPQEGALRGGHIPTAVNIPWAQAVREDSTFKSPEELRALYEGKGITPDKDIIAYCRIGERSSHTWFVLTYLLGYPQVRNYDGSWTEWGNAVGLPIEKG, encoded by the coding sequence ATGAGCGGCTACGCCCATCCCGAAGTGCTGGTTGATACCGCCTGGGTCGCCGACCACCTGAATGACCCCAGGGTGCGCATCGTCGAGAGCAACGAGGATGTTCTGCTGTACGATACCGGCCATATCCCCGGCGCGGTGAAGCTTGACTGGATGACCGATCTGAACGATCCGGTGGTGCGTGACTATCTGGATGCCGAACGCTTCGCCGAGGTGGTGGCGAGCAAGGGCATTTCCAATGATACTACGGTGGTCTTCTACGGCGATAAGCATAACTGGTGGGCCACCTACGCCTTCTGGGTCTTCAAGCTCTTTGGCCACCAGGACGCGCGTATTCTGAATGGCGGGCGAGCTAAATGGATTATGGAAGGGCGCGAACTGACCCGCGAGGTTCCCTCCTATCCCCGCGGCGTGTACGTTGCGCCGCCTCGCGATGACACCACCATTCGCGCCTTCCGCGACCAGGTGCTGGCCCATATCAAGCGTCCCTCCGGCGTGGCGCTGGTGGACGTGCGCAGCCCGCAGGAGTTCACCGGTGAGCGCACCCATATGCCGGAGTACCCCCAGGAGGGCGCCCTGCGCGGCGGCCACATTCCCACTGCTGTCAACATTCCCTGGGCCCAGGCCGTGCGCGAGGATAGCACCTTCAAGAGCCCCGAGGAGTTGCGCGCGCTCTATGAGGGCAAGGGGATTACGCCCGATAAGGATATCATCGCCTACTGCCGTATCGGCGAGCGGTCCAGCCATACCTGGTTCGTGCTTACCTACCTGCTTGGCTATCCTCAGGTCCGCAACTACGATGGGAGCTGGACCGAGTGGGGCAATGCCGTGGGCCTGCCGATCGAGAAGGGCTAG
- a CDS encoding cysteine synthase family protein has translation MTTALDLIGETPLLRLTCLNADLPPGVELYAKAEWYNLGGSVKDRPALWMIRDGERRGLLRPGMRIADATSGNTGIAYATIGAALGYGVTLALPANASPERQRTLRALGATLILTDPAEGMDLAIATIRQLVAREPERYFYPDQYSNPANPQAHYETTGPEIWRQTGGRVTHFVAALGTSGTFMGVTRRLRELNPALQAIAVQPDSPYHALEGVKHMASTRLVPAIYDPGTPDAILEVSSEAAFAMARRLAREEGLLVGISAAANVTAALQVARDLRSGVVVTILCDSANRYLSERFWEEPGFEQGSGI, from the coding sequence ATGACCACGGCCCTCGATCTGATCGGTGAGACGCCCCTGCTCCGGCTCACCTGCCTGAACGCCGACCTGCCGCCCGGCGTGGAACTCTACGCCAAGGCGGAGTGGTACAACCTCGGCGGCTCGGTCAAGGATCGCCCGGCGCTGTGGATGATCCGCGACGGCGAACGCCGGGGCCTGCTGCGCCCCGGGATGCGCATCGCCGATGCCACCAGCGGCAACACCGGCATCGCCTATGCCACTATCGGTGCGGCCCTGGGTTACGGCGTGACCCTGGCGCTGCCGGCCAACGCCAGCCCCGAACGCCAGCGCACCCTGCGCGCCCTCGGTGCCACGCTCATCCTCACCGACCCCGCCGAGGGCATGGACCTGGCAATTGCCACTATTCGCCAGCTCGTAGCACGCGAGCCTGAACGCTACTTCTATCCCGACCAGTACAGCAATCCCGCCAATCCCCAGGCGCACTACGAGACTACCGGGCCGGAGATCTGGCGTCAGACTGGCGGCCGGGTGACCCACTTCGTCGCCGCTCTGGGCACCAGCGGCACCTTCATGGGCGTCACCCGGCGCCTGCGCGAGCTGAACCCCGCCCTGCAGGCTATCGCCGTGCAGCCCGATAGTCCCTACCACGCCCTGGAGGGAGTGAAGCACATGGCTTCGACGCGCCTCGTTCCGGCGATCTACGACCCGGGGACGCCCGACGCCATTCTGGAGGTGAGCAGCGAGGCCGCCTTTGCTATGGCCCGGCGCCTGGCTCGCGAGGAGGGGCTGCTGGTCGGCATCTCGGCGGCCGCCAATGTCACCGCCGCGCTACAGGTGGCCCGCGACCTGCGCTCCGGCGTGGTGGTGACCATCCTCTGCGACAGCGCCAATCGCTACCTTAGCGAACGCTTCTGGGAGGAGCCGGGCTTCGAGCAGGGCAGCGGGATCTAA
- a CDS encoding non-heme iron oxygenase ferredoxin subunit: protein MPNITIATLADLPDGTGRAFEVNGRRIAVFRVADEVYAIDDTCSHAEASLSAGEFDPDELCVECPLHGSLFDVRTGAPRTLPAFEPVAAYRAFIQGDAIFLEYPE, encoded by the coding sequence ATGCCAAACATCACCATTGCAACCCTGGCCGATCTTCCCGACGGGACGGGACGGGCCTTCGAGGTCAACGGGCGGCGCATCGCCGTGTTTCGCGTCGCCGATGAGGTGTACGCGATTGACGATACCTGCTCTCACGCCGAGGCGTCCCTCAGCGCGGGCGAGTTCGATCCCGACGAGCTGTGCGTTGAGTGCCCGCTGCACGGCTCGCTATTCGATGTGCGCACCGGCGCTCCTCGCACCCTCCCCGCCTTTGAGCCGGTCGCCGCCTACCGCGCCTTCATCCAGGGCGACGCCATATTTCTTGAGTATCCAGAGTAA
- the sufB gene encoding Fe-S cluster assembly protein SufB: MVAEAVNLQFDYSKYGFRNEENYLYKAPKGLNEKIVRELSGMKGEPEWMLKRRLKALEIFNQKPTPLSGMWANPELAELNYDDIHYYVRAGERPQTDWDAVPQEIKNTFERLGIPEAERKFLAGVGAQYESEVVYHSLREEWSKQGVIFLDTDTALKEYPELFKQYFGTIVPAADNKYAALNTAVWSGGSFVYVPAGVKVDIPLQAYFRINAENMGQFERTLIIIEEGAEAHYIEGCTAPIYSTNSLHSAVVEVIVKKGGKFRYTTIQNWANNIFNLVTKRAVAYEEASMEWVDGNIGSKLTMKYPSVYLMGRKARGEVLSVAYASKGQHQDAGAKMVHIAPETTSRITNKSVSKDGGKTTYRGLAKVARGAYGAKINVNCDALILDERSASDTIPFIEIEEDRCTLAHEATVGRIGEEQLFYLMSRGLPEADALSMIVLGFMEPFTRELPMEYAVELNRLIQMEMEGSVG, translated from the coding sequence ATGGTTGCCGAGGCGGTCAATCTCCAGTTTGACTATAGCAAGTATGGTTTCCGCAACGAAGAGAACTACCTCTACAAGGCCCCGAAGGGTCTGAATGAGAAGATTGTGCGCGAGCTTTCGGGGATGAAGGGCGAGCCGGAGTGGATGCTGAAGCGCCGGCTGAAGGCCCTGGAGATCTTTAACCAGAAGCCGACTCCGCTCAGCGGCATGTGGGCCAACCCGGAACTGGCCGAGTTGAACTACGACGACATCCACTACTACGTGCGCGCTGGCGAGCGCCCGCAGACCGACTGGGACGCCGTGCCCCAGGAGATCAAGAACACCTTTGAGCGCCTGGGCATTCCCGAGGCCGAGCGCAAGTTCCTGGCCGGCGTGGGGGCGCAGTATGAGTCGGAGGTGGTCTACCACTCGTTGCGCGAAGAGTGGTCAAAACAGGGGGTGATCTTCCTCGACACTGATACGGCGCTCAAGGAGTACCCCGAGCTGTTCAAGCAGTACTTCGGCACGATCGTGCCCGCCGCCGATAACAAGTACGCTGCGCTCAACACCGCGGTCTGGTCGGGCGGATCGTTCGTCTACGTGCCCGCCGGGGTCAAGGTGGATATTCCGCTCCAGGCCTACTTCCGCATCAACGCGGAGAACATGGGCCAGTTCGAGCGCACGCTGATCATCATCGAAGAGGGCGCCGAGGCCCACTACATCGAAGGCTGCACCGCGCCGATCTACTCCACCAACTCGCTGCACTCGGCGGTGGTCGAGGTGATCGTGAAGAAGGGCGGCAAGTTCCGCTATACCACTATTCAGAACTGGGCCAACAACATCTTCAACCTGGTTACCAAGCGCGCCGTGGCCTACGAAGAGGCCAGCATGGAGTGGGTGGACGGCAATATCGGCTCCAAGCTGACGATGAAGTACCCCTCGGTCTACCTGATGGGGCGCAAGGCCCGCGGCGAGGTGTTGAGCGTGGCCTACGCCAGTAAGGGCCAGCACCAGGACGCCGGGGCGAAGATGGTCCACATCGCCCCCGAAACCACTAGTCGCATCACCAATAAGTCGGTGAGCAAGGATGGCGGCAAGACCACCTACCGCGGTCTGGCCAAGGTGGCCCGCGGCGCCTACGGCGCGAAGATCAACGTGAACTGCGACGCGCTCATCCTTGACGAGCGCTCGGCCTCCGACACCATCCCCTTCATCGAGATCGAGGAGGATCGCTGCACCCTGGCCCACGAGGCCACCGTCGGGCGCATCGGCGAGGAGCAGCTCTTCTACCTGATGAGCCGTGGCCTGCCCGAAGCCGATGCGCTCTCGATGATCGTCCTCGGCTTCATGGAGCCGTTCACCCGCGAACTGCCCATGGAGTACGCCGTGGAACTGAACCGCCTCATCCAGATGGAGATGGAGGGGTCGGTCGGGTAA
- a CDS encoding YvcK family protein encodes MNLSDTPASTLRLVAIGGGGGVSQVLLGARPYFGGLTAAIAVTDTGRSTGTARAIASMPAPGDVRNTLATLARDPDSLLARLMQHRLRSPAVPVLDGMAFGNLLIAALTQMIGDFAEAIEAASLMLDCTARILPISTVNTHLCAELEDGTVAENELAVRALNKAPISRLYLSTPRAPANPAVIQAILQADVVTIGPGSFFTSVLATLLFDHVGEALRDTRATVVFICNTTTQPGQTDGFSVADHVRHLVKLLGSGVVDIALINRSDQLDPEIIAEYAAEGLHVLEPTEADLEQISRLGVRPLVRNLAEAREGKRTLWNKQDTIRHDPTLIGLALWKIALDREGM; translated from the coding sequence ATGAACCTCAGCGACACACCCGCTTCCACGCTCAGACTTGTCGCCATCGGGGGCGGCGGCGGCGTCAGTCAGGTGCTGCTGGGAGCGCGGCCCTACTTCGGCGGCCTCACGGCGGCGATTGCCGTAACCGATACCGGTCGCAGCACCGGCACTGCCCGCGCGATTGCCAGTATGCCCGCCCCCGGCGACGTTCGCAACACTCTGGCGACTCTCGCCCGCGATCCCGACTCGCTGCTCGCCCGCCTGATGCAGCACCGCCTGCGTTCGCCTGCTGTGCCCGTGCTCGATGGGATGGCCTTCGGCAACCTGCTGATCGCTGCCCTGACACAGATGATCGGAGACTTCGCCGAGGCGATCGAGGCGGCCAGCCTGATGCTCGATTGCACCGCCCGAATTCTGCCGATCTCCACGGTCAATACCCACCTCTGCGCCGAGCTTGAGGACGGCACCGTGGCCGAGAACGAACTGGCCGTGCGGGCCCTCAACAAGGCGCCGATCAGCCGGCTCTACCTCAGTACGCCCCGGGCCCCTGCCAACCCCGCTGTCATCCAGGCCATCCTCCAGGCCGATGTGGTGACGATTGGCCCCGGCAGCTTCTTTACCTCGGTGCTGGCGACCCTGCTCTTCGATCACGTTGGCGAGGCCCTCCGTGACACCCGTGCCACGGTGGTTTTCATCTGCAATACTACCACCCAGCCCGGCCAGACCGACGGATTCTCCGTCGCCGATCATGTGCGCCATCTGGTCAAGCTGCTCGGTTCGGGTGTGGTTGATATTGCCCTGATCAACCGTAGCGACCAGCTCGATCCGGAGATCATCGCCGAGTACGCCGCCGAGGGGTTGCACGTGCTCGAACCTACCGAAGCCGATCTGGAGCAGATCAGCCGCCTTGGCGTGCGACCGCTGGTGCGTAATCTGGCCGAAGCCAGGGAAGGGAAACGCACCCTCTGGAACAAACAGGACACAATCCGCCATGACCCTACCCTGATCGGCCTGGCGCTGTGGAAGATAGCCCTGGATCGGGAGGGGATGTGA
- a CDS encoding transporter, whose protein sequence is MINLLINNPLLLLFVVSAIGYVLGRVQIGGVSLGVAAVLFVGLAFGALDPNVQLPDIIYQLGLVLFVYTIGLSSGPGFFASLQRRGLRDNLLVLGVLLFATALTVAAHLVIGTGPPITAGMFAGSLTNTPALASVIEQLKRSAEQNDAALAGPVVGYSVTYPMGVLGVILAIHVFQRLWRVDYAAEARSSPELRLGVENLVNRTVRVTRPDMDGRNLGELVRTYRWDVVFSRLQHDGHASLATSDAYLRLNDLVSVIGAPEEVERVVTVLGEPAPEGLELDRHTLDFRRVFVSNPEVAGKRLRDLDLPRTQGAIITRVRRGDVDILPHGDTVLELGDRVRVVTRRENLDNVSKYFGDSYQRLSEIDVVSLGLGMTMGLLAGMIPFPLPGGGAFTLGFAGGPLIVALILGWLERSGPIVWSLPYSANLTLRQVGLTLFLAGVGLRSGYSFVSTLAEGGGLAIFVAGALITAISAVTLLFVGYRLLKIPLGLCIGLLAGMQTQPAALAFAAEQTRNDMPNIGYATVYPLATIAKIILAQGLVALLR, encoded by the coding sequence ATGATAAACCTGCTGATCAACAATCCTCTTCTGCTGCTCTTCGTGGTATCGGCCATCGGCTATGTGCTGGGCCGTGTGCAGATCGGGGGAGTGAGTCTCGGCGTCGCCGCCGTGCTCTTCGTGGGTCTGGCCTTTGGGGCCCTCGACCCGAACGTGCAACTCCCCGACATTATCTACCAACTCGGCCTGGTGCTGTTTGTCTATACGATCGGATTAAGCAGCGGCCCCGGCTTTTTTGCCTCGCTGCAACGCAGGGGACTCCGCGATAACCTGCTGGTGCTGGGGGTGTTGCTCTTCGCCACGGCGCTGACCGTCGCGGCGCATCTGGTGATCGGCACAGGCCCGCCGATTACCGCGGGGATGTTCGCTGGCAGCCTGACCAACACCCCGGCCCTGGCCAGTGTCATCGAACAGCTTAAGCGCAGCGCCGAGCAGAACGATGCCGCCCTCGCCGGGCCGGTCGTCGGATACTCGGTCACGTACCCTATGGGTGTGCTGGGGGTGATCCTGGCGATCCATGTCTTTCAGCGGCTGTGGCGCGTTGACTACGCCGCCGAGGCGCGCTCCTCGCCCGAGCTGCGCCTGGGAGTCGAAAACCTGGTTAACCGCACCGTGCGCGTAACTCGACCTGACATGGATGGCCGGAACCTTGGCGAACTGGTACGCACCTATCGCTGGGACGTGGTGTTCAGTCGTCTGCAACACGATGGGCACGCGAGCCTCGCCACCAGCGACGCCTATCTCCGGCTCAACGATCTGGTGAGCGTCATCGGCGCGCCCGAAGAGGTTGAGCGCGTGGTGACGGTCCTGGGCGAACCGGCCCCCGAAGGGCTGGAGCTGGACCGTCACACGCTGGATTTTCGGCGTGTCTTCGTGTCAAATCCGGAGGTGGCGGGCAAACGGTTGCGCGATCTTGACCTGCCACGCACCCAGGGGGCGATTATCACCCGCGTGCGGCGCGGTGATGTGGATATTCTGCCCCACGGCGACACAGTGCTCGAACTCGGCGACAGGGTGCGGGTGGTGACCCGGCGCGAAAACCTGGACAACGTCAGCAAGTACTTCGGCGACTCCTACCAGCGTCTCTCCGAGATTGACGTCGTCTCGCTGGGCCTGGGGATGACCATGGGCCTGCTGGCAGGCATGATCCCCTTTCCGCTGCCCGGAGGCGGCGCGTTTACCCTGGGCTTCGCCGGCGGGCCGCTGATCGTTGCGCTGATCCTCGGCTGGCTGGAGCGCAGCGGGCCCATCGTCTGGAGCCTGCCCTACAGCGCCAACCTGACCCTGCGCCAGGTCGGGTTGACGCTCTTTCTGGCAGGGGTGGGGCTACGCTCGGGCTACAGTTTCGTGAGCACGCTGGCAGAGGGGGGAGGTCTGGCGATCTTCGTCGCCGGGGCCCTGATTACCGCCATCTCCGCCGTGACGCTGCTCTTCGTCGGGTACCGCCTGCTCAAGATCCCGCTGGGGCTGTGCATTGGCCTGCTGGCGGGAATGCAGACCCAGCCGGCGGCGCTGGCCTTCGCTGCGGAACAGACCCGCAATGATATGCCAAATATCGGCTACGCCACGGTGTATCCGCTGGCGACCATCGCCAAGATCATTCTGGCCCAGGGGCTGGTGGCGCTATTACGGTGA
- a CDS encoding M67 family metallopeptidase produces MTRPILTLSPAVAAAIAAHAEATYPDECVGLLLGRLEGAAKLALEAFPVENRWSGQVQLSSSDDPTSRRDRFYLDPRDYLRADRAATARGLEIVGCYHSHPDAPATPSERDRVGAQAIGGSTFAFVIQAVRQGRAAEVTSWLLVDAGARFEAEEVIIAGM; encoded by the coding sequence ATGACACGCCCTATCCTCACCCTTTCACCCGCCGTCGCGGCGGCGATCGCGGCCCACGCCGAGGCAACTTACCCCGACGAGTGCGTCGGCTTGCTGCTGGGGCGCCTGGAGGGCGCCGCGAAGCTGGCTCTCGAAGCCTTTCCGGTGGAGAACCGCTGGAGTGGTCAGGTGCAGCTCAGCTCGAGCGATGATCCCACCTCGCGGCGCGATCGCTTCTACCTCGACCCCCGCGACTATCTGCGCGCCGACCGCGCGGCGACGGCGCGGGGCCTCGAAATCGTCGGCTGTTACCATTCCCACCCCGACGCGCCCGCCACCCCCTCCGAGCGCGATCGCGTCGGCGCGCAGGCCATTGGCGGCTCGACGTTCGCCTTTGTCATTCAAGCCGTGCGCCAGGGCCGCGCCGCCGAGGTGACAAGCTGGCTGCTGGTGGATGCCGGGGCGCGTTTTGAAGCCGAAGAGGTGATTATTGCCGGGATGTGA
- the moeB gene encoding molybdopterin-synthase adenylyltransferase MoeB — protein sequence MSNVSLSNEEIARYSRHLIMPEVGMEGQRRLKQGSVLLIGAGGLGSPLALYLAAAGVGHIGLVDFDVVDASNLQRQIVHGTSTVGIAKTESARRRLLDLNPHIEVTVYETQITSANAFDLLRPYDVIVDGTDNFPTRYLTNDASVLLGKPNVYGSIFRFEGQATVFSPQHGGPCYRCLYPEPPPPGLVPSCAEGGVLGVLPGVIGTIQATETIKLLTGIGEPLIGRLLLYDALSMHFRELKLRRNPNCPVCGENPTVTALIDYEQFCGITREAPSIGGQYVITPLELAGWLQRDDRPFLLDVRNPYEVAIASIPGTDKLIPIDQLPERIYELDSAREIVVYCRSGVRSWRAVELLKQAGFRKVKNLEGGILRWSDEVDPTVAKY from the coding sequence ATGAGCAACGTTTCGCTTTCTAATGAAGAAATTGCCCGCTACAGCCGCCACCTGATTATGCCCGAAGTGGGCATGGAGGGCCAGCGGCGTCTGAAGCAGGGCAGTGTGCTGCTGATTGGCGCCGGCGGCCTGGGGTCGCCGCTGGCTCTCTACCTGGCCGCGGCGGGCGTTGGTCACATCGGGCTGGTTGACTTCGATGTGGTTGATGCGAGCAACCTGCAACGGCAGATCGTCCACGGCACCAGCACCGTCGGCATCGCCAAGACCGAGTCGGCCCGCCGGCGCCTGCTCGACCTCAATCCGCATATCGAGGTCACTGTCTATGAGACGCAGATCACCTCGGCCAACGCCTTTGATCTGCTGCGCCCCTATGACGTCATTGTGGACGGGACCGACAATTTTCCCACCCGCTACCTGACCAACGATGCCTCGGTGCTCCTCGGTAAGCCCAACGTCTACGGCAGCATCTTCCGGTTCGAGGGCCAGGCGACGGTGTTCTCGCCGCAGCATGGCGGGCCATGCTACCGCTGCCTCTACCCCGAACCGCCGCCTCCGGGTCTGGTGCCTTCCTGCGCCGAGGGAGGCGTGCTGGGAGTGCTGCCGGGCGTAATCGGGACGATTCAGGCGACGGAGACGATCAAGTTGCTCACCGGCATCGGCGAGCCGTTGATCGGGCGCTTGCTGCTCTACGATGCTCTGAGCATGCACTTCCGCGAACTGAAACTGCGGCGCAATCCGAACTGCCCGGTCTGCGGCGAGAATCCCACCGTCACCGCCCTGATTGACTACGAGCAGTTCTGCGGCATCACCCGCGAAGCGCCTTCAATTGGCGGCCAGTATGTGATTACGCCGCTCGAACTGGCCGGCTGGCTCCAGCGCGACGATCGGCCCTTCCTCCTCGATGTGCGCAATCCTTACGAGGTGGCCATTGCCAGCATCCCCGGCACCGACAAACTCATCCCCATTGACCAGTTGCCGGAGCGCATCTACGAACTCGACAGCGCCCGCGAGATCGTGGTCTACTGCCGCAGTGGCGTGCGTAGCTGGCGCGCGGTCGAACTGCTCAAACAGGCCGGCTTCCGTAAGGTCAAGAACCTTGAGGGCGGCATCCTCCGCTGGAGTGATGAGGTGGACCCGACAGTGGCAAAGTATTAG